The Pontibacter korlensis sequence TTTCTATTACAAGTCGCCTCAGACAGCTGAAGGCCTGCGCCCGGAGCACGACATCTTTAAGCAGCTGACAAAACTGCAGAACACACTGCGCCACATGATGGGCGAGGACCTGATCACGCACCTGGGCCTGGATTATTATCAGGATCTGGTAGAGTCGCTTTAGAAAGTAAGATGATAACAGTACACAAACTTGTTTCCACCAGCCTGGGCATTGGTTATATAGGCAGAGGAGGAGGTACAGTAGCCGCTGTGATGGCCTGCCTTTGCCTGTACCTAATGCATATGGCTGGTGGGAGCCAGCTTGTTTGGTGGCTGCCTGCAGTTACTGTATTACTAACAGCCTTGGGTGTATGGTCTGCAGATGAGGTGGAGCCGCACTGGGGCAAAGACGATAAAAAAGTGGTGATAGACGAGGTGGCGGGCATGTACATCAGCTTATTGCTTATACCTGTCACACCCGGCTCTCTCATTGCTGGTTTAGTTTTATTTCGGTTTTTCGATATCGTAAAGCCGCTTTACATCAGAAGACTGGAGAAAGTAGGTGGAGGCTTAGGCGTAATGCTGGACGACGTAGTAGCGGGCGTTTACGCAAACATTGTTTTACAAACACTTCTTTATTTCAAGATACTCTAATGCTCACCTTCGTCAAGGCGCAGGCTGCTTCTATAGCTGCTTCTGCTGTCGATTTTCTGGTGACGATCATCGCTGTGGAGCTGTTCGGCCTCTGGTATGTAGCCGGTACAGTCATGGGCACAGTTTCAGGTGGAATAACGCATTTTATGTTGGGTAGGACCTGGGTGTTTAGAGCCGCAGACAAAAGCATTCCGAGGCAGGCAATAAAGTATTTTTTGGTTTGGAAAGGAAGCTTACTGCTCAATGCCACAGGCGTTTACCTGATTACCCACTATGGAGGGATAAACTACATATACTCTAAGATCTTTATGTCTCTGCTAGTCGGGTTTTTCTATAACTACATCATACAAAAGAAGTATGTTTTCCGATAAACACATACATAATCAGTATTTTAGGTGGTTTATGTGCTTTTTGGTTGTCTACCTTACGCGGACAAGGCTAAACATCTTCAACTTCTTCAGGATAGATGTAGTGAGACGCCTCACATACCTGAATCATCCGAATGTTTCGGATATAGGTATAAGGGGTAGGTTTAAGTTTGACTTCTAAACTAAGGACAGGTATATGAACAAGCAGGCACTACGCAACTCGCTGCAGCAGGGGATATACACCGTTATCAACCCTTTCGTAAGGCTTTTGATTAAGATCGGGTTCACCCCGAACGCTGTTACCACCACAGGCCTGATCCTGAACATCGGAGTGGCGGCTGTCTTTATCTGGGGGGGCGAAACAAGCAACAGGGGAGAGCTGGAGTATGTCGGCTGGGCGGGTGCCTTGGTGCTTTTCGCCGGTGTGTTCGACATGCTGGACGGGCAGGTGGCCAGGCTGGGCAACATGAAGTCAACCTTCGGGGCCATGTACGACTCGGTGTTGGACCGCTACAGCGAGATGATCATGTTCATGGGCATCTGCTATTACCTGATCGCGCACCATTACCTACTCAGCTCCCTGTTTGCCTTTATTGCCTTGATAGGCTCCATGATGGTGAGCTACACCAGGGCGCGTGGCGAAGGGCTGGGCGTCGAGTGCAAGGGCGGCCTGATGCAGCGTCCGGAGCGGGTGGTGCTGATCGGAGTGTCTGCCATTGCCTGCGGTGTTACTTACTCTTTTGTGGGCCACGATTACAAGGTTTATGTGCCAGGCATTCCGTTCCACATTTTTGAGACCATGTCGGTTTTTACGCTGCCTCTTACGCTGATGGCGGTGCTGACCAATATCACTGCAGTGAACAGGCTGATGGATGCGAAAAGAGCCATGCAGCAGAAAGAGATGGTGACCTTATGATTTTACTAATTACCAAGTGAGAAAAATATATTGTTTGGTGCTGCTGCTGCTCATGTGCGGCAGCCTGTACAGCACAAACGCCTTTGCCAAAGTCAGCAAAACCGAAGCAAAGCAAGACTCCTTGCCTGTACCCAAAGGCATGATGTTTTACGTTCAGCGCGACCCGAATGCAAACACCGTAATTTATGAACTGAACAAGACAGCCCAGGGCTCGCTCGATGAAAATGAGCCCATCCATCCGTTCTGGATCAGGTATGCCGAAGGAGGAGAGCATAAAGAGCTGAACTACATACAGCGTAAGTTTGCCTATGGCCTGAATACAAAGAAGCTGGGGAAAGACAGCTATGAGCTGAAGTTTGTGTGCTACTCCAAACTGGCCCTGTACCTGCGCAAAGGTAATGACGGTGCCTACCATGTGCTTTGTAAGATCAATAATCGGGAGGCTGTGCTGGACCGCATCTTTGTGCGCATTGAGGGCGGTACCTTCTGGGTGCCCAATGTGCTGTATGTGGAGCTGAAAGGCAGGGATGCCGCTACCGGCAAAATGGTGACAGAACGCTTTAAACCCTGATTGTAGCATGAAGAAGAACTTTGTTTCTAACTCGCAGGAGTCGGTGCGGATGTTTAAGTCTGACTGGATGGAAGCACTCTCCAAGGTGCACTACACGGTGCCGCTTTACATCTATGTGCCGGTCATACTGCTGTTGGGCTGGAGCGCCCTGTTTGTGGAGTGCTTATCCATCCCCGCGTTTTTTGGCTATGCTGCACTGGGGCTGTTTGTCTGGACCCTCACAGAGTATGTGCTGCACCGCTTCGTGTTTCACTTTGTGCCAAAGGCCAAGTGGGCACTGCGCCTGCACTTCATCTTCCACGGGGTGCACCACGACTACCCGAACGATGCGAAGCGGCTCGTGATGCCCCCTTCGGCCAGTATACCGATGGCCTTGACTTTATACCTGCTCTTCTCGCTGTTGCTCTCAGGAGGGGCGCTGCATGCCTTCTTTGCGGCTTTCCTGGTGGGATACCTGTTCTACGACATTTCCCACTATGCGCTGCACCACTTCAACTTTAAGAGCGAGTTCTGGAAAAAATTGAAAAAGCACCACATGCTGCACCACTACTCCGACCACACAAAAGGATACGGTGTCAGTTCTGCCCTATGGGACAAGATATTTGGATCTGATTTTGACAAAAGATAGGATGCGTGTTACTACTGCGCCGGCAGGGGAGAGGAAAGGTGTATCGCGCAGAAGCGTGCTGGCTCTGGCGGCACTGTCGGTTGGCTACCTGCTGCTCTCATACGTGCTGGTGGGGTTCAAAACCGACCAACTGGTGCTGGTGGGGCTGGCCAACCTTTTATACTTTCTCTCGCCCGTCACCCGAAAATTCATCACGGGCTTCTCCACTTTCATCTTTTTTTGGATCCTGTATGATTACATGAAGGCTTTCCCGAACTACTGGTTCAATCCGGTACATATCCAGGACCTGTACAATGCGGAAAAAGCAGTTTTCGGCATTCAAAAAGGAGATGATGTGCTTACGCCAAATGAGTTCTGGCTGCAGCACGGCCACCCTTTCCTGGACGTGATGAGCGGTGCCTTCTACCTGACATGGATCCCGGTGCCCCTTGCGTTTGCTGCCTTCCTTTTCTTCTGGGACAGGAGGCAGTTTGTATACTTCTCGCTTACCTTTTTGCTCGTGAACCTGCTGGGCTTTGTCGTGTACTACCTTTACCCTGCGGCTCCGCCCTGGTATGTGCAGCTGCACGGTTTCGACTTTATCGCAGGTACACCCGGGAACACGGCAGGCTTGGTACGCTTCGACGAGTTCTTCGATATAACCGTCTTCAGCTCGCTGTATGCCAAGGGGTCTAATGTGTTTGCTGCCATGCCCTCGCTGCACTCAGCCTACCCGCTCATCGTTTTCTACTACGCGCTCAGAAACAACTTAGGAGCAGTGTCGAAGGTCCTGTTCGGCATCATCACAGCAGGTGTCTGGTTTGCTGCAGTTTATACCTCCCATCACTATGTGCTGGATGTGCTGGCAGGTATCGCGTGCGCCTCTTGCGGCATCCTGCTCTTCAATTGGCCTCTTGCCAGAAAAGGAGGATTCAGTAAGGCTGTAGACAAACTGGTTTTAGCGATCAAGTAGTTGATTATTTTATACTTAATAGTGCCCGTAGCTTTGAAGGGGCTGCGGGTTTTATTGGTATGAACTTAGACTTGAAAACAATTCTGGTCTAGAAGTATTATTTAAACCTGACATACACTTATATACTGGAGAAATGAAAAAGCATTCCTTTCTTTTACTAGTCCTCACTCTATTCCTGACAGCTTGTGAGGAAGTTTTTGAGTACCACCCTAATCAAATCAGGCTTAACGACAGTGAGCTTGGTTTAACGGCACGCAACGTGGAGAAGATTCGGCAGCAGAACCCGGATGATACCGTTCGGATAGTTGTGATGGGGGATACGCAGCGTTTTTATGACAGTGCAGAGAAGTTCGTGAAAGCAGCCAACAAACTCAAGAACATAGACTTTGTGATGCACCAGGGGGATATCTCGGACTTCGGAATGACGCAGGAGTTCAGGTGGGTGCATGACATCATGAAGAACCTGCGGTTCCCCTACCTGACGGTTATAGGCAACCATGATCTGCTGGCAAATGGCAAGAAAGTATACCAGCAGATGTACGGCGACCTGAATTATAGTTTCGTTTATGGGCAAGTCAAATTCATTTTCCTGGATACCAATGGCAGGGAATACGACTTCAACGGGATAGTGCCCGACATTACGTGGCTACAGGCTCAGCTTGCCCATACTCCGGAGTCGGACTGGCAGCAGGCCGTCATTGTTTCCCACATGTCCCCATTCGGCGGTGACTATGACAGCAGGCTGAGCATACCCTTTCAGCAGACGCTGGAGCAGAGTGGCCGTGTTCATCTTAGCCTGCATGGCCACGAGCATAACTGGCAGACTATAGAGCAAGAGGCAAGCGACATCACTTATCACATTACAACTTCCACCAACAACAGGGGCTTTTCTTATGTAGAGATCTGGAATGGTGGGTTCCGCATCAAAAGAATTCATTACTAATATGAGAACTTGGAAGTATAAATTTCTCCTGGCTGCGCTGCTCTCCTTCCTGACCGAAAGTGTGTACAGCCAACACACCGACTCCTCTGCCTTCCACATCAAAGCACAGTTTGCCGGTGAGCTTGGTTTGGTGTCGCTGGGGGTGGGGAAGGAGTTTCTGCAGGATAAACTAGATGCGGATGTTTTTGTGGGTTACCTGCCGGAAGGTTTTGGCGGCGAGCAGCTGGTAACTGCGGCTTTGAAACTGGCTTATGTGTCTTTCGAGGCTGTGCAACTCGAGGCTTTAGATTGGCACCCGCTCAGAACAGGCCTGCAGTTAGGCTATACCTTCGGAGATGATTACTTTGCCTTCGAGCCTCGTGATAAGTACCCGAAAGGCTACTACGGCTTTTCCACTGCTTTTCATCTCTACTACTTCCTGGGAGGTGAGGTCGAGTTTGCAAGGGTAAAGCACCTGGAAAAGTTCGGGCTGTACTATGAAACAGGTGCTCTGGGGAAATACCTTGTCTCGTACATAAAAAACCCAAAGTACTTAAGCCCGGGAAAGGTGTTCCACCTGGCATTGGGCATCAAATTATCTTTATAACAGAATTCGCTAACATGAACAAAAAGATAGATACATCTGCATTGAATGCAAGAGCTCTGCACAAACTTACGCAGCTCAGTCAGGACGACTACCAGGCATTCCTGTACGACTGCGATGGCACTTTAGCCGACAACATGCAGGCGCATAAAGACACCTATGTAAAGGTAGCTGCCGACAAGGGAGTGAAAATTGATCCTGCCATTGTAGATGAGTTTGCCGGCCTGCCCATCCCAGCCGTTGTAGAACAGATAAATAAAAGGTATGGCAGCGAGTTTGACCCGATAGCGTTCGAGAAGCTAAAGTCAGACCTCTTCTATAATGAGTTTATAGCGCATACAATACCGGTTCAGTTTGTTGTGGACCACTTGGTGGCGCATGCCGGTAGTATGAAAATAGGTGTGGTATCTGGAGGTTCCAGAAAGATGATTCAGAAGACACTGGAAGTTTTGGGCATTTCAAACTTAGTGGAGGTGCTGGTTTGTGCTGGCGATACGCCTCATGGTAAACCTCACCCCGATCCCTTCCTGGCAGCGGCAGAGCAACTTGGCGTTGCCCCGGAAAAATGCCTTGTCTTTGAGGACGGTGAGCCAGGCGTACAGGCAGCCGAGGCAGCAGGAATGAAATGGATCAGGGTAGATAAAATATAGTAAGCTCTTGCAAGGTTTTGTGATGGCGATAAACTAGTGCTGATAACAGAATAAAGATGGTCTGAATAATATATGGGTTTACTAAAAAAGAAGACTATCTACAAGGGAAGTGATTTGGTGGTTGAGTATACAAACTGGATGTAAATTCTTACAGGCTTATGCCCAGTCCCTGTTTAAGATAAAACTCAAGCAAAAGTCCCATCAAGGTGATGTTATTTAAGTATAAATGTGCAGCAGCCTGTCAGGTCAGATCCAGAAATGGCTAGCTTCATGCATAGGATTTATCGGGATAAAGTAGATCCCCCAACTTCAGAAAAATTTTAGTAACGTTCAAAACTACAACCTGCCAAAACTTCTCAAGATTTCACCGAAATATCCCATATCTTTGCGGCTTTAATTTAAAGCATATGATTTCAGTAGACGCAGTTGCGGTAGAATTTAATGGAGCAGCGCTCTTTAGCAATGTTACCTTCAACATTAACGAAAATGACCGGATTGCCTTGATGGGTAAGAATGGAGCGGGAAAGTCTACCTTGTTAAAAGTTATTGCCGGTGTAAATAAGCCTACCAGAGGGAAAGTTTCAGCTCCAAAAGAAGCCGTTATTGCTTATCTGCCGCAGCACCTGCTTACTGACGACGACTGTACTGTGTTTGAGGAGGCTTCCAAAGCTTTTTCCAAGATTTTGGATATGAAAAAGCAAATGGACTACCTCAATAGTGAGCTGGAGACACGCACAGATTATGAGTCTGACGAGTACTATGCCATTATAGAGCAGGTATCAGAACTGAGCGAGAAATATTATTCCGTAGAGGAAATAAACTATGATGCTGAGGTTGAAAAGACATTAAAAGGCCTCGGTTTCTCCAGAGAGGATTTCCACCGTCCAACAACAGAGTTTAGCGGTGGCTGGCGCATGCGCATTGAACTCGCCAAAATACTGTTGCAACAGCCTGACCTGATTCTTCTGGATGAGCCTACCAATCACCTGGACATCGAATCGATTCAGTGGCTGGAGGACTTCCTTGTGAACAATGCGAAGGCGGTTATGGTGATCTCGCACGACAAAGCTTTTGTCGATAACATTACCAACCGTACCATTGAGGTTACCATGGGTCGTATTTACGATTACAAGGTGAACTATAGCCAATACCTGCAGCTGCGCCAGGAGCGTCGTGAGCAACAGCAAAAGCAGTATGAAGACCAGCAAAAAGAGATAGCAGAAATCACTGCCTTTATAGAGCGGTTCAAGGGTACCTACTCGAAAACGCTGCAGGTTCAGTCACGGGTGAAAATGCTGGAGAAAATGGAAATCATTGAGGTGGATGAGGTGGATACCTCTGCGCTTAACCTTAAGTTTCCACCGGCTCCTCGCTCGGGTAATTATCCTGTAATTGTGGAGAGACTTACCAAGAAGTATGGAGACCATACAGTATTTCAGGACGTTTCATTAACTATCAACCGTGGTGAGAAGGTAGCTTTTGTAGGTAAAAACGGGGAGGGTAAGTCTACGCTGATCAAGGCCATTATGGGGGAGATTGACTATGGCGGAAATCTTCAGCTGGGACACAACAGCATGATTGGGTACTTTGCTCAGAACCAAGCCTCTCTACTTGATGAGAGCCTGACGGTGTTCCAGACGATCGACGAGATAGCAGTTGGTGACGTTCGCACAAAGGTTAAGGACCTGTTAGGTGCTTTCATGTTCAGTGGCGAAACGGTTGAGAAGAAAGTGAAGGTGCTTTCTGGTGGTGAGAAAACTCGCCTGGCCATGATTAAACTTCTGCTGCAGCCTGTTAATCTCTTGATTCTGGATGAGCCTACAAACCACCTGGACATTAAAACAAAGGGAATTCTGAAAGATGCCCTGAAGGCTTTTGATGGAACAATCATTCTTGTGTCTCACGACAGGGACTTCCTGGATGGCTTAGCTTCCAAAGTGTTCGAGTTTGGTAACAAGCGTATTCGGGAGCACTTTGAGGATATTAACGGCTTCCTGCGCAACAAGAAGCTGGAGAACCTGCGCGAAATAGAGCGAACTGCTGTAAAGTAGTCAACAAAGGGAAGGGGATTGTCATGTTGGACTGGCTCTTAAGGCCACAAAACCTAATTAATCTTATTCCTTCCTTTCTTCTCTTTTAACTCAAGTTAGAATATAAACTCAAACATAGGATAACCTAAGGTCTTGTACCATGGCACGTCCTTCCAGAAAAGGAAGGGAGGACGTGCATACAGTTGATGTTATCTAGTACTTATATGCCGCCGCCACAAACCACACTAGCGAGGGTTGCCCTAAGAGGGGGTAGATGGTCTGGTGCAGTCCTTGCCGTAGCTGTACATCCTTTTTTCTTCCAGTAAGCTACATTTTTATATACCCCGAGTATACTTTGCTGCGCAGCTGAGGCATAAACTTTATGATATTAGGAAGCCTTCAGCAGTTATTTAATTAGACACTGAGGGAGCGGTATATCCCCCCTAAGTCTTTATAGAATACCCCTGCCATTGTTTTTCTGGTAAAAAGCTATCTTTGAGACGAACATATCGGCCATTTTCTCTGCCCGCCACTTTGCCTCTGTCGCTTTCTCTCCGGAAAAAAGCTCATCTATAGTGGTAAAGAAGAGCACGAGCCACCGCTCAAAGTGCTCAACGCCCACTGGTAAGGTAATGTGCTTAGCACCGGGTCTGCCTTGGTAAGTATACTGCTCCAACAGCACAGTTTGCCAAAAGCGGTACATTGTATCCAGGTGCTTTGGCCACCTGTCTTCAATTCTTTCTTCAAAAACAGGCCCGAGCATTTTATCAGCTCTTACACGGGTGTAGAAAGTATCTACCAGTAGCTTGATGTCATCGAGGGTGAGAATGTCCTGTGTTTGTGCCATGTTTTAAAGTATAAATCTTGTCTGAATCAGGATTTACAGGATGTGTTAGAGTGACAAGGCTTGCTGGATGATCTCTTTATCAGCACAGGCCTTTTCGACTAGTTTCTTGTAAACCTTAAGTGGCTGCGTCGGTACATTTATATAAACAGGCAAAACCCATTTCTGTTCATTCCCTTCACCATTGAAATCATGATCTAAATAGGCAAGCTACTGAATTTAAAAGACCCGCAAGTTAAAACTGCCGGTATGGGCATCAAGTTAATAGTGCTATAAGCGGGATAGTAATCTCCCATATACCCTTGATAATTCCTCCAATTCAATGGCTGCAACTCTTTCATTTACAAGTTTCTGCAGATGTGTATTGTTGGCCTAACGGAAACCTCTCAAATGCTAAAGTCTGAAGACACTGCTTGTTAAAATTTACTATTTACAAAAGCCATTTGTATCTTAGTATAAGTATAAGCTATGAAACTATGGAAGAGTTAAAGAGACACCTTAATCAGCAGTTTCTTTACAATAAATTGAAGAACGTCTTCTGCAATGAAAGCCTCAGCGACTTTGGCTTTTCTCCGGCTATCAAAGACTACTTGAAGAGCAACCTGCAGTCACTGAAGCAAATGAGCGTAAAGGATGAGGAGACGTTAGGTGATTATTTGGCTGATAAAGCAATTGCCTCATTCAGTCAGGCCAACCAGTTCTACCACTTTGATAGCTTTGACAGGGAAAGGTTGAGACGATTGTACAAAGGCTTACTTAGCAGGCTCAGAGGGATACCTGTACCTGTTGAGGATGAAGCGCTAGAGGCAATAGCAAAACAGCACTACCGTAGCTTGCAGAGCTGGCTTAAACAATCAAACCCTTTCGCTAAGCTATTGTATAAAAATTCTGAACCATATCTGGACCAGGAGGTGGTTTGTGCAGAATATACGGCACAAGCTCAACTGGAGCTCCTGAACATTAATCTTGCTGTGTTGCAAGAGCCTGTTCTCGATTTAGGCTGTGGTTCTCAGGCTTTCCTGGTAAAACTGTTGAGATCTATGGGCGTGGAGGCATATGGCATTGATCGCAATGTTACGCCCACTGAATATCTTCTTCAGTCTGACTGGTTTGAGTTTGATCTGGTACCGGAGAGGTGGGGGACCATTATTAGCAACCTGGGTTTCTCGAACCACTTCCAGCACCATCACCTCAGAGCAGGTGGGGATTACACACGCTATGCACGGCGCTTCATGGAAATACTGCAGAGTATGAAAGTAGGAGGGACATTTTATTATGCGCCTGACCTTCCTTTCATCGAGCAATACCTGGATGCGTCTACCTTTGATGTGCAAAAAATAGCTGTGCAGGATACGCCTTACTTTGCTTCTAAAATATTGAAGCTTCAGAAGACCTTTTGAAGATAACTATATGCAATCTGTTCAAGGAAGTATAACCTTTATGATCAAGTACAAATTCTTTTTCCTGATTTGCCTGGCGTTTGTTCAGGCTAGCCTCCAAAATGTTGTTGCCTCAACGGCTTGTATAAGTAATGTGGAGCAGTTCACGGACAGCTCAGTGCTTTACAGCCGCAGGCCTGTTTCTTTCAAAAGCGGTGGGCACACCTTGAAGGGGCAACTTGTAGTGCCCAAGCAGGTGAAATCCAAAGTGCCGGCTATTGTTTTCTGCGTAGGCTCCAGCAGTTCCTCTACAATGGCTCATTATGCGTCCTTTACGGCGGCGCTGCTGGAGCAAAGTCTTCCTATGGACAGCATCGCAATTTTATACTTTGACAAAAGGGGGGTAGGGGAGTCAGAGGGGAGATGGTATACCACAGATTTTGAGGGCAGGGCAGCAGATGCCAAGGCTGCAGCCGATTATTTACTGACTTTACCTTTTATAGACAGCGATAGGATTGCCATAGTTGGTCATAGCCAGGGAGGCTGGATTACACAGGTTTGCCTTTCCAATTATCCAGACACTTTTGTAGGAGGGATTTCGCTGGCAGGACCTACCTTCAATGTGCGGGAGCAGGTACAAAATGACTATGCCAGCATGCTTATGTGCCAGGAGCAACTTGCGGAGGATGCAGCGCGACAAAAAGCGCTGAAGATGGTAAACCGTGATTTTTTCCTGGCCTCACTATTGCCTGTTAAGGAAAACTGGAAGCAGCTAAAAGTTATAAAGGACTTTACGCCAACCTCATATTTGAGGTCTGTAAACCGCCCGCTTTTACTGGTTTTCGGTGAGCATGATGCATTAGTATCTCCCAAACATGCAGTAGCGGCCTTACATGATCTTTTCCCGCAGGGGGTTCCGTCCAACATTCAGCATGTAACCATACAAGGAGCCAACCATTCCTTTAAAATGTCTGATTTCTGCCATAAGGGAACGACAAAAACACTGCCCTATGCAGAGGCTTGCAGAAGCGCCATCCGACATTGGATTCGCTTGCACCTATTTAACTAGGATTGTGACCTTTTATACTAGTGTTAGGTATGAATGTATCGTTCCTTAGAGGTTGGCTTCCGCTTAGCTTATTCTTTGCAAATCTAAATTTGAGTCATGCTGCCTTTGACATAAAAATATAGCCAGCCTATGACTGATAAGCAGGCTGATTGTTTTCAGATGGTTCCAGAATGCTCAGTTCTGTCACCTGTGTAGGAAACTGGTGATTATATGCTTTTATTCAATTTAGCTCCTCTAGCAGTATTTAAATAATCCAACATCTGCCAGCGGTAAAGTTGTAAGGTAAATGCGCAGTCAATATCTTTGCCTCCTTCCAGTATAGGCAGCCACCGCGAAGACCGATGCACACAAAAAAGTAAAAGGAATTAGCCACAAACCCATCCCCATTGAAGGCATAGGTGTTATTCTTTTGTCAGAAGTGGCCTTTGGGTAACAAAGCCTGCAAACAAAGGTCCCGCAATGCAGGTTTGGGAACTAATAGCTGGAGAGATTGAGTCTTTTTGATATTTCTGATGAAGGGAACATACCCCAATGAAGATCGCATGCACGGATCTATCTTCGTGCTGCTTAAACGTTTTGTGGAAAGCACATACGGCCACAGCACTTGGGTAGAGTTGCTGCAGGAGTCTAATGTGGAGCATACAGCATACTTGGTACAGGAGATGTACCCAACGCATGAGATTTTTGCGATCATCAGCAAATTGGGGGAAAAGACGGAACAATCAGTTTTCGAGTTGCTGGAAGGGTATGGGGAGTTTATTGTACCTGACCTGATGATGCTTTACAATAAATATTTGCAACCTGAGTGGCGCACCTACGACATGTTACTAAACACAGAAGAAGCTATGCATGGCGCAGTAAGGCGGGAAGACAGCAGGGCTAATCCTCCTAAACTGCTGGTCATCAAAAAGGGCAGCAGGCAACTTATCATAGAATATTACTCTAAGCGTAGAATGGCTGGAGTAGCCATTGGTATTATAAAAGGAATAGCTAAATATTTCAACGAAAGTGACGTTGTGGATGTGATGCAGCTTACTCCTTCAGATAATGAAAGAGTACAGATAAAAGTAGATTTCCTCGAGTAGGGTAGCTGTTTGTGGCATCCCTGACATCTGCTGATATTTTGACCTGCTTTAACACGATGTTCCCGCGTTTAGCTGCTTCTCATTGGCCTTGGGACACGACCTAATGCAATCTTGGTACTCATGAGT is a genomic window containing:
- a CDS encoding class I SAM-dependent methyltransferase, whose product is MEELKRHLNQQFLYNKLKNVFCNESLSDFGFSPAIKDYLKSNLQSLKQMSVKDEETLGDYLADKAIASFSQANQFYHFDSFDRERLRRLYKGLLSRLRGIPVPVEDEALEAIAKQHYRSLQSWLKQSNPFAKLLYKNSEPYLDQEVVCAEYTAQAQLELLNINLAVLQEPVLDLGCGSQAFLVKLLRSMGVEAYGIDRNVTPTEYLLQSDWFEFDLVPERWGTIISNLGFSNHFQHHHLRAGGDYTRYARRFMEILQSMKVGGTFYYAPDLPFIEQYLDASTFDVQKIAVQDTPYFASKILKLQKTF
- a CDS encoding alpha/beta hydrolase family protein, whose amino-acid sequence is MIKYKFFFLICLAFVQASLQNVVASTACISNVEQFTDSSVLYSRRPVSFKSGGHTLKGQLVVPKQVKSKVPAIVFCVGSSSSSTMAHYASFTAALLEQSLPMDSIAILYFDKRGVGESEGRWYTTDFEGRAADAKAAADYLLTLPFIDSDRIAIVGHSQGGWITQVCLSNYPDTFVGGISLAGPTFNVREQVQNDYASMLMCQEQLAEDAARQKALKMVNRDFFLASLLPVKENWKQLKVIKDFTPTSYLRSVNRPLLLVFGEHDALVSPKHAVAALHDLFPQGVPSNIQHVTIQGANHSFKMSDFCHKGTTKTLPYAEACRSAIRHWIRLHLFN
- a CDS encoding heme NO-binding domain-containing protein encodes the protein MKGTYPNEDRMHGSIFVLLKRFVESTYGHSTWVELLQESNVEHTAYLVQEMYPTHEIFAIISKLGEKTEQSVFELLEGYGEFIVPDLMMLYNKYLQPEWRTYDMLLNTEEAMHGAVRREDSRANPPKLLVIKKGSRQLIIEYYSKRRMAGVAIGIIKGIAKYFNESDVVDVMQLTPSDNERVQIKVDFLE